In Pigmentibacter ruber, a genomic segment contains:
- a CDS encoding P-loop ATPase, Sll1717 family: MNPKYKLKDGIGAVSAEHDLYLIEAFIDNGYLEKIKDPKTPQFILLGRTGAGKSAIIKYLENKIDSKRFKKIEIEYLCLQYLKDNITLRTLKDRKKNIESFYKYLWRHIFILEIVQFFSEDVNNTNSFYKFFNIQNSKNKNKAINQASQYFQKYSDCVFKNTEENIKNAVTEIEKKVLEEAQLSANISYKPEVKTDLKTSNNSVIKQKSESEFKDTDYVIDRYQISELDGVIRSLIKEFSDDQKEYYIIIDNLDKNWTYDDKDLNEIIKYLLNAIKDINTKIRDLNIKIIVSVRENIFNSVLQTTRDNEPQIEKWNDFILTITWKKQELIQLINKRLTIFKHQYQKSSPDLNDILPTEDNGKDNTDNKAIDYILNRTFQRPRDVISFFNNLVKLIDSEKFERISWEKVKEISKYFEQEIIESVIDEWKYNFPYLRYSLDLIKGLKYKFKISEINQQSINDLFNKNTRFINDELTQIYLDSQTTAIKKILECWMIVEFIEIEDNKNYIKNSPLFKKLPEDNNGNTNYIIHKCLHNTYNIKMKF; the protein is encoded by the coding sequence ATGAACCCAAAGTACAAACTAAAAGATGGCATTGGAGCAGTTTCAGCTGAACATGATTTATACTTAATCGAAGCTTTCATAGATAATGGGTATTTAGAAAAAATTAAAGATCCAAAAACACCTCAATTTATTTTACTAGGTCGAACGGGCGCTGGTAAATCCGCAATTATCAAATATTTAGAAAATAAAATAGATTCCAAAAGGTTTAAAAAAATTGAAATTGAATACTTATGTCTGCAATACTTAAAAGATAATATTACTTTAAGAACGCTAAAAGATCGAAAAAAAAATATTGAATCATTCTACAAGTATCTTTGGAGACATATATTTATTTTAGAGATTGTCCAATTTTTTTCTGAAGATGTAAATAACACTAATTCATTCTATAAATTTTTTAACATTCAAAATTCAAAAAATAAAAACAAAGCGATTAACCAAGCATCACAATATTTCCAAAAATACTCTGATTGTGTTTTTAAAAATACTGAGGAAAACATTAAAAATGCAGTAACTGAAATAGAAAAAAAAGTTCTTGAAGAAGCTCAACTTTCTGCTAATATTAGTTATAAACCTGAAGTTAAAACTGATTTAAAGACCTCAAATAACTCAGTAATAAAACAAAAATCCGAATCAGAATTTAAAGACACAGACTACGTTATTGATAGGTACCAGATATCCGAACTAGATGGAGTAATAAGATCTCTAATTAAAGAGTTTAGTGATGATCAAAAAGAATATTATATAATAATTGATAATTTAGATAAAAATTGGACCTATGATGATAAAGATTTAAATGAAATTATTAAATATTTACTTAATGCTATAAAAGATATTAATACAAAAATTAGAGATTTAAATATTAAAATTATAGTTTCAGTTCGTGAAAATATATTCAATAGTGTTTTACAAACAACAAGAGACAATGAACCTCAAATTGAAAAATGGAATGATTTCATTCTAACTATTACATGGAAAAAACAGGAACTTATTCAATTGATAAACAAAAGATTAACCATATTTAAACATCAATATCAAAAGTCAAGTCCAGATTTAAATGATATATTACCTACAGAAGACAACGGCAAAGATAATACTGACAATAAAGCAATAGATTATATTTTGAATAGAACATTCCAAAGACCAAGAGATGTAATTTCTTTTTTTAATAATTTAGTTAAACTAATAGATTCAGAAAAATTTGAAAGAATTAGTTGGGAAAAAGTTAAAGAAATTTCAAAATATTTTGAACAAGAAATAATTGAAAGTGTGATCGATGAATGGAAATATAACTTTCCATATTTAAGATATTCTTTGGATTTAATTAAAGGATTAAAATATAAATTTAAAATCAGTGAAATAAATCAACAATCTATTAACGATTTATTTAATAAAAATACTAGATTTATCAATGACGAACTTACTCAAATTTACTTAGACAGTCAAACAACTGCAATAAAAAAAATTTTAGAATGCTGGATGATTGTTGAATTTATAGAAATAGAAGATAATAAAAATTATATTAAAAACTCTCCATTATTTAAAAAACTACCAGAAGATAATAATGGAAATACTAATTATATAATTCATAAATGTTTACATAATACATATAACATAAAAATGAAATTTTAA
- a CDS encoding tyrosine-type recombinase/integrase produces the protein MHQSTNKLAGIRFLQRINKWEARVSVQGEHYSKTFIKQEDAILWREHMLKPSVNLVPTCEILFPQWLENPFGAYSPQTLFIYEQNVRLYLDKAFGHLKPEEITEQAILTFVLNLASSTTNQGKKRSLKSIKNIVGCFSSFLDWCCFKSYLEDNPLKRSKVKNNLSIFYKKNRLENNQANTIKKKALTKEEAKLLIAQAYKRGFQTGLIIEFLIYTGLRIGEAAALTWGDLTYLKTDNLGNVSLFITINKTMDHRTKSIQRSAKCDSNGQVEISYSIAQKLEQWKKIASDYGYPISSLDFLFPFVAQSPKDFSALISSLARKANIKHVTAHGVRHTTITFLASSGHSMQVVQKIARHKTSDMTTAYFDATQLPVTGVTASIEGILG, from the coding sequence ATGCATCAAAGTACTAATAAATTAGCAGGCATTCGTTTTTTACAACGCATCAATAAATGGGAAGCGAGGGTTTCTGTTCAGGGGGAGCACTATTCAAAGACTTTTATTAAACAAGAGGATGCCATACTTTGGCGAGAGCACATGCTAAAACCTTCTGTTAATTTAGTTCCAACCTGTGAAATATTATTTCCACAGTGGCTTGAAAATCCATTTGGTGCGTATTCTCCTCAAACACTTTTTATCTATGAACAAAATGTAAGATTATACTTGGATAAAGCCTTTGGACATTTGAAACCTGAAGAAATAACAGAACAAGCCATTTTAACGTTTGTTTTAAATTTAGCTAGCTCTACTACCAACCAAGGCAAAAAACGCTCTCTAAAGTCCATTAAAAACATTGTTGGTTGTTTCAGTTCATTTTTAGATTGGTGTTGTTTTAAAAGTTACTTAGAAGACAATCCTTTGAAACGTTCTAAAGTAAAAAATAACCTAAGTATTTTTTATAAGAAAAATCGGTTAGAAAATAATCAAGCAAATACAATAAAGAAAAAAGCTCTTACCAAAGAAGAAGCTAAATTACTCATAGCCCAAGCTTACAAACGAGGATTTCAAACAGGACTGATTATAGAATTTTTAATTTATACAGGATTAAGAATTGGAGAAGCCGCAGCTCTAACTTGGGGCGATCTGACTTATTTAAAAACTGACAACCTTGGCAATGTTTCTTTATTCATTACTATCAATAAAACCATGGACCACCGCACGAAAAGCATTCAACGCTCTGCAAAATGTGATTCTAATGGGCAAGTAGAAATTTCTTATTCCATTGCCCAAAAGTTAGAACAGTGGAAAAAAATAGCTTCTGATTATGGCTATCCTATTTCTAGCTTAGACTTTCTATTTCCTTTTGTTGCTCAAAGTCCTAAAGACTTTTCTGCTCTTATTTCTTCTTTAGCTAGAAAAGCAAATATCAAACACGTCACTGCTCACGGGGTTAGACACACCACAATTACTTTCTTAGCGAGTTCAGGCCATTCTATGCAAGTCGTTCAAAAAATAGCTCGGCATAAAACTTCTGATATGACAACAGCATATTTTGATGCAACTCAACTTCCTGTGACCGGTGTTACTGCTAGTATTGAAGGGATTTTGGGGTAG
- a CDS encoding toprim domain-containing protein, with protein sequence MNFASFASPEWVKALQICNIDLGYGIKEGNEIVFKNIFTGSQKYHSLRYLIRKQVFMNHCASGSEMHLTPVKLISKLTQISEKQAWILLQKELGKWKDFPSPTLISLNKYKKENVPTNSKNYSEFRSFSECMQNEWYQKRCELLTLIAKELEFTKNKNASRQVLEWWEKRGFNLECAFYGKKSFVLLNSPEQLEKLNCVQNLTLEEKYLTGIWKPHAITNKPCLQWISKDYLALFFCWNYLYDSNGNAIEYVTGIRARYANLQPTNQPKEVTLGIKHIPELERFPASIGYYGLLIPKALDHKNTSWLQYNGCENFTVILTEGCTNMLAGRHLLKRSDVIWATSGQIQSAMWKDNLRLIRNCKRLIIAFNNDNKSKLNTGQELAFKTKEAAEQFGIKNVELFPIELLESCNDLNDLLKKKKASNSNLEAFKNYF encoded by the coding sequence ATGAATTTTGCTTCATTTGCCTCACCTGAATGGGTTAAGGCTCTGCAAATTTGTAATATTGATTTAGGCTATGGCATTAAAGAAGGAAATGAAATTGTCTTTAAAAATATTTTCACTGGTAGCCAAAAGTATCATTCCTTACGATATTTAATTAGGAAACAAGTCTTCATGAACCATTGTGCTAGTGGTTCAGAAATGCATTTGACTCCTGTTAAATTGATTTCTAAATTAACGCAAATTTCAGAAAAACAAGCTTGGATACTATTACAAAAGGAATTAGGGAAGTGGAAAGACTTCCCTAGTCCAACACTTATAAGCTTAAATAAATATAAAAAAGAAAACGTTCCAACTAATTCAAAAAATTATTCTGAATTTAGATCATTTTCGGAATGTATGCAAAATGAATGGTATCAAAAACGTTGTGAACTTTTAACTTTAATTGCAAAAGAATTAGAATTTACAAAAAATAAAAACGCATCTAGACAAGTTTTAGAGTGGTGGGAAAAAAGAGGATTCAATTTAGAATGTGCATTTTATGGCAAAAAATCATTTGTCCTACTAAATTCACCTGAACAATTAGAAAAATTAAATTGTGTTCAAAATTTAACGCTTGAAGAAAAATATTTAACAGGAATTTGGAAACCGCATGCCATCACAAATAAACCTTGTTTGCAATGGATTAGTAAAGACTATTTAGCCTTGTTCTTTTGCTGGAATTATTTATATGATTCTAATGGCAATGCAATAGAGTATGTTACAGGAATAAGAGCACGTTATGCAAATTTGCAACCAACAAACCAACCCAAAGAAGTTACCTTAGGAATAAAACATATTCCTGAATTAGAAAGATTTCCTGCTAGCATTGGTTACTATGGTTTACTTATTCCAAAAGCTTTAGATCATAAAAATACATCATGGTTGCAATACAATGGTTGTGAAAATTTTACTGTTATTTTGACTGAAGGCTGCACAAATATGCTGGCAGGAAGACATTTATTAAAAAGAAGTGATGTTATTTGGGCCACATCAGGACAAATTCAAAGTGCAATGTGGAAAGATAACTTAAGATTAATTCGTAATTGTAAACGACTTATAATTGCATTTAATAATGATAACAAATCAAAATTAAATACAGGCCAAGAATTAGCCTTTAAAACAAAAGAAGCCGCTGAACAATTTGGCATAAAAAATGTAGAACTTTTTCCCATTGAATTACTAGAAAGTTGCAATGATTTAAATGATTTACTGAAAAAAAAGAAAGCCTCTAACAGCAACTTAGAAGCTTTCAAAAACTACTTTTAG
- a CDS encoding coiled-coil domain-containing protein: MLYTPSIIIRQLKLYSINKLAYNQKFHYGLNIIRSSHNSTGKSSILNFIYYILGGNVYNWTYAAQEIEFGLMEVELNNAIYTLFRSRYENKEPTMIYDITLSEIEASNFEFMNENKKEKNKTNYNKRILEILKIPNLSINENRSIRIQDLLCLIYSDQDSSVNSIFKNPENSNELIRKSIAELLLFRKSESLIEAMNLLALKRKKQINIEKYLKVFKENFDNIKSIHYNKDFLIDATKIKMHKKIENLMKNVELKMKSSEKNEIKNIMEIGSIEQNGISDIENNIINSREEFKKIKQDIKRIKIYLEESEAFISALNERRDALNISIDISNIIENADFKYCPSCFTENTKTHYLFGHCVLCKNHLNSNVRKYSREKALREIEFQINESKKLKTSMETEKNLLERKKYNLNNRIKILEKRFCEIYKISDVSNAERDQTLIEIGITQGELKSLDYLEDIEKNFFKVKKETKELHNEILKIKENIAELNETDLNNQSLNFIHLSMKKILDQDINIDDTFKYINDIQVSFNKNKIVINNSKISASSQVVLKNALHLAILELSLSEPKILYPRLLLLDNIDDKGMTQQRSHNFQKIIQKLSIESDVKHQIIMTTTQIAKELNDERYCIGPNYDINLKTLNL, from the coding sequence ATGCTTTATACTCCTTCAATTATTATTAGACAATTGAAACTATACTCAATAAATAAACTCGCTTATAATCAAAAATTTCATTATGGTTTAAATATAATAAGAAGCTCACACAACTCTACTGGGAAATCTTCAATTTTAAATTTTATTTATTATATTCTTGGTGGTAATGTTTATAATTGGACTTATGCAGCACAAGAGATTGAATTTGGGTTAATGGAAGTTGAATTAAATAATGCAATTTATACTCTTTTTAGATCTAGATATGAAAATAAAGAACCTACCATGATTTATGATATAACATTGAGCGAAATTGAGGCAAGTAATTTTGAATTTATGAATGAAAATAAAAAAGAAAAAAATAAAACTAATTACAATAAAAGAATTCTTGAGATATTAAAAATCCCAAATTTATCTATAAATGAGAATAGATCTATAAGAATTCAAGATTTGCTTTGCCTTATATATTCTGATCAAGATTCTTCAGTCAATTCGATATTTAAAAATCCTGAGAATAGTAATGAATTGATTAGAAAATCTATAGCTGAATTACTATTATTTAGAAAAAGTGAATCACTTATAGAAGCAATGAACTTATTAGCTCTGAAAAGAAAAAAACAAATAAATATTGAAAAATATCTTAAAGTTTTTAAAGAAAATTTTGATAATATCAAATCAATACACTATAATAAAGATTTTTTAATCGATGCTACTAAGATAAAAATGCATAAAAAAATAGAAAATTTAATGAAAAATGTTGAACTTAAAATGAAGAGTTCTGAAAAAAATGAGATTAAAAATATAATGGAAATAGGAAGTATTGAACAAAATGGAATATCAGATATAGAAAATAATATTATAAATTCAAGAGAAGAGTTCAAAAAAATAAAGCAAGACATTAAAAGGATTAAAATATATTTGGAGGAATCAGAAGCATTTATAAGTGCATTAAATGAAAGAAGAGATGCTCTTAATATTTCTATTGACATTTCTAATATTATTGAAAATGCAGATTTCAAGTACTGTCCATCTTGTTTTACAGAAAATACAAAAACTCACTATCTTTTTGGGCATTGTGTTTTATGCAAAAACCATTTAAATTCAAATGTAAGAAAATATAGCAGGGAAAAAGCTTTAAGAGAAATTGAATTTCAAATAAATGAATCAAAAAAATTGAAAACTTCAATGGAAACTGAAAAAAACTTACTAGAAAGAAAAAAATATAATTTAAATAATAGAATAAAAATCTTAGAAAAAAGATTTTGTGAAATTTATAAAATATCTGATGTTAGTAATGCTGAAAGAGATCAAACATTAATTGAAATAGGAATCACTCAAGGAGAATTAAAATCACTTGATTACCTAGAAGATATTGAAAAAAATTTTTTTAAAGTGAAAAAAGAAACAAAAGAATTACATAATGAAATTTTAAAAATAAAAGAAAACATAGCTGAATTAAATGAAACTGATTTAAACAATCAATCTTTAAATTTCATACATCTTTCGATGAAAAAAATACTCGATCAGGACATAAATATTGATGATACATTTAAGTACATAAATGATATACAAGTTTCTTTTAATAAAAATAAAATTGTGATTAATAACTCAAAAATTTCTGCAAGTTCACAGGTAGTTTTAAAGAATGCACTGCATTTAGCTATTTTAGAGTTATCACTAAGTGAACCGAAAATATTATATCCAAGGCTTCTATTACTAGATAACATTGATGATAAAGGTATGACTCAACAAAGAAGTCATAATTTCCAGAAAATAATTCAAAAATTAAGCATTGAAAGTGATGTCAAACACCAGATTATAATGACAACAACACAAATAGCTAAAGAATTAAATGATGAACGCTACTGTATTGGACCTAATTATGATATAAATCTTAAAACATTAAATTTATAA
- a CDS encoding ABC-three component system protein, with translation MKNKIQQENNIAKGDILAGSKYIENKIININLNSNSKKNKIQKSKNNKYMIKKNLDKINNYITIIEESRSKKDLEEKLTEANMSDKIFKALKAKEEIYKMISENTFNIEFINNTSNCLSDIITKFELKIEPLIKKNKSRITIDKKTWEVIEYVSNKYKLFDSQDVSGMLYMLAGHCHIKWVP, from the coding sequence ATGAAAAATAAAATTCAACAAGAAAATAATATTGCAAAAGGTGATATTCTTGCTGGAAGTAAATACATAGAAAATAAAATTATTAATATTAATTTAAATTCAAATTCAAAAAAAAATAAAATCCAGAAATCAAAAAATAATAAATATATGATTAAAAAAAATCTAGATAAAATTAATAATTATATAACAATAATTGAAGAAAGCAGATCAAAAAAAGACCTTGAAGAAAAGTTAACTGAAGCTAATATGTCAGACAAAATATTCAAAGCTTTAAAAGCTAAGGAAGAAATATATAAAATGATAAGTGAAAATACTTTCAACATTGAATTTATTAATAATACTTCTAATTGTTTGTCAGATATAATAACAAAATTTGAACTTAAAATAGAACCATTAATAAAAAAAAATAAAAGTAGAATTACAATAGACAAAAAAACTTGGGAAGTTATTGAATATGTCTCAAATAAATATAAACTATTTGATTCACAAGATGTAAGTGGAATGCTATATATGCTTGCTGGACATTGTCACATCAAGTGGGTACCATGA
- a CDS encoding VapE domain-containing protein → MPQYNISYENKQVENIKKYRQEKNQHLTNIVTAKSIDELLRKEVLKYKQKGFSQLRITEYIFQNSLKNLYYYESNKEHPTKRIRFHKEHILNTISVMDHEIAFQNLEDIKKKIQYKGSSYQTSLAIFTKFIFPALNHDSQNHPEIIAKVIMHFIWQVKRKMNALKVQNHLCPIFINVHQGVGKTEFVKNLCKPFSQFDSFFLNKSVGEIVDSREIASNLERNILFLDELAQAEKSDISYLKNIITTETLSPRILGSNKTIHVENKSTFIATANVLNLAEKIKDDTGNRRFFPIEVKSFKEISVPYYALENLNYLTENEKKEGYLYPLNFDGTWLWTLVDENWKCFLSLE, encoded by the coding sequence ATGCCGCAATATAATATAAGTTATGAAAATAAGCAAGTTGAGAATATTAAAAAATATAGACAAGAAAAAAACCAGCATTTGACAAATATTGTTACTGCAAAATCTATTGATGAATTATTAAGAAAAGAAGTTTTAAAATACAAACAAAAAGGGTTTAGTCAATTAAGAATAACTGAATATATATTTCAAAACTCTTTAAAAAACTTATATTACTATGAAAGTAATAAAGAACACCCAACAAAACGCATTCGTTTTCATAAAGAGCATATTTTAAATACAATTAGCGTTATGGATCATGAAATTGCATTTCAAAATTTAGAAGATATTAAAAAGAAAATTCAATATAAAGGCTCAAGTTATCAAACTTCTTTAGCTATATTTACTAAGTTTATTTTTCCAGCTTTAAATCATGACAGTCAAAATCATCCTGAAATAATTGCTAAAGTAATAATGCATTTTATTTGGCAAGTAAAAAGAAAAATGAATGCCTTAAAAGTTCAAAATCACTTATGCCCTATATTTATCAATGTTCATCAGGGTGTAGGTAAAACAGAGTTTGTTAAAAACTTATGCAAACCATTTAGTCAATTTGATTCCTTCTTTTTAAATAAAAGTGTTGGAGAAATTGTTGATTCAAGAGAAATTGCCTCAAACTTAGAACGCAATATTTTATTTTTAGATGAACTTGCCCAAGCTGAAAAAAGTGACATCAGTTATTTAAAAAATATTATTACGACAGAAACCTTATCTCCAAGAATTTTAGGCTCTAATAAAACCATACATGTTGAAAATAAATCTACTTTTATTGCAACTGCAAATGTTTTAAATTTAGCAGAGAAAATTAAAGATGATACAGGAAACAGACGTTTCTTTCCTATTGAAGTCAAATCATTTAAAGAAATAAGCGTTCCCTATTATGCTTTAGAAAATTTAAATTATTTAACTGAAAATGAAAAAAAGGAAGGTTATTTATACCCTTTAAATTTTGATGGTACTTGGCTATGGACCCTAGTTGATGAAAACTGGAAATGTTTTTTATCCCTAGAATAA
- a CDS encoding ABC-three component system middle component 5 translates to MIIYHQGLDPYHCFFRFLLYTHELENMNIEFDKIRLIDFYYLFPYNLNSLKICNKRKLKIKEPFENTKLKLHIFFHLHTIHKNAIGYLISQGYLDREIYLKKNEILLVKEIDKKFINLFQEERNKKVEWFDIFFEFFKNNTIEEIQKKSKLIGK, encoded by the coding sequence ATGATTATATATCATCAAGGTTTAGATCCTTATCATTGTTTTTTTCGTTTTTTACTATATACTCATGAATTAGAAAATATGAATATTGAATTTGATAAAATAAGATTAATAGACTTTTACTATTTATTTCCTTACAATCTTAATTCACTAAAAATATGCAATAAACGAAAATTAAAAATTAAAGAACCGTTTGAAAATACAAAATTAAAACTTCATATTTTTTTTCATCTTCATACAATTCATAAAAATGCAATAGGATATCTAATTTCTCAAGGATATCTTGATAGAGAAATTTATTTAAAAAAAAATGAAATATTACTAGTAAAAGAAATTGATAAAAAATTCATTAATTTATTTCAAGAAGAAAGAAATAAAAAGGTTGAATGGTTTGATATTTTTTTTGAATTTTTTAAAAATAATACCATTGAAGAAATTCAAAAGAAATCAAAATTAATAGGAAAATGA